A window of Amycolatopsis australiensis contains these coding sequences:
- a CDS encoding LysR family transcriptional regulator has protein sequence MELRQLRYFVTVAEELHFGRAAERLHIVQPAVSQQIRRLERELGVTLFGRTTRSVSLTEAGQRFLPHARAVLAAAGRASDAVSEFRESRSPLRLGTSEGLGDRLDVLLGAFARLAPPAQLELVHAPTAERLQRVRDGSLDATIVRGSWPSAGLDFTPLWTDEVVVALPSSHPLAAGPVVPFAALASLPARLSPPSRNRPLYDLVVSCCREAGFEPVLGKEFTTAQDTLGTLGFGRPHWTVFYRAHANLLPIPGVTFRPLTDPAPRMQTYLATPADRRVTPEVVALIEAARATETG, from the coding sequence GTGGAGCTGCGTCAGCTGCGGTATTTCGTGACGGTGGCCGAGGAGCTGCACTTCGGCCGCGCGGCGGAGCGGCTGCACATCGTGCAGCCGGCGGTGAGCCAGCAGATCCGGCGGCTGGAACGCGAGCTGGGGGTGACGCTGTTCGGCCGGACGACACGCAGCGTCTCGCTGACGGAGGCGGGCCAGCGGTTCCTGCCGCACGCGCGAGCGGTCCTGGCGGCGGCCGGCCGGGCTTCGGACGCGGTGTCGGAGTTCCGCGAGTCGCGTTCTCCGCTGCGGCTGGGGACGAGTGAGGGGCTGGGCGACCGGCTGGACGTGCTGCTGGGCGCGTTCGCCCGGCTGGCGCCTCCGGCTCAGCTGGAGCTGGTCCACGCGCCGACGGCCGAGCGGCTGCAGCGGGTCCGCGACGGATCCCTGGACGCGACCATCGTGCGCGGCTCCTGGCCGTCCGCGGGTCTCGACTTCACTCCCCTGTGGACGGACGAGGTGGTCGTGGCGCTGCCTTCGTCGCACCCGCTGGCGGCCGGCCCGGTGGTGCCGTTCGCCGCGCTGGCCTCGCTTCCGGCGCGCTTGAGCCCGCCGTCCCGGAACCGGCCGTTGTACGACCTGGTGGTGTCCTGCTGCCGCGAGGCGGGCTTCGAACCGGTGCTGGGCAAGGAATTCACGACGGCCCAGGACACGCTCGGCACACTGGGCTTCGGCCGTCCACACTGGACGGTGTTCTACCGGGCGCACGCGAACCTGCTGCCGATCCCGGGAGTGACGTTCCGGCCGTTGACGGACCCGGCACCCCGGATGCAGACGTACCTGGCGACACCCGCGGACCGGCGCGTGACACCGGAGGTGGTGGCGTTGATCGAAGCCGCGCGGGCTACGGAGACCGGCTGA
- a CDS encoding valine--tRNA ligase, which produces MTENAPQQTTDLPGAWDPAAEEAPLYDRWVAAGYFTADASSGKPPFSIVLPPPNVTGSLHMGHALNHTLMDAMSRRRRMQGYEVLWLPGMDHAGIATQNVVERQLAGEGLSRHDLGREKFVERVWEWKAEYGGKILGQMKRLGDGVDWSRERFTMDENLSKAVQTVFKNFYDQGLIYRAERIINWCPRCQTALSDIEVDHNDDDGELVSIRYGDGDGAIVVATTRAETMLGDTAVAVHPDDERYAHLVGTEVELPLTGRRIPIVADKHVDPEFGTGAVKVTPAHDPNDFEIGRRHDLPMLTIMNERAEITAPGPFEGLDRFEARPAVVAALREAGRIVAEKRPYVHAVGHCSRCDTVVEPRLSLQWWVKVEELAKLAGDAVRDGRTKIHPPELAKRYFDWVDNMHDWTISRQLWWGHRIPVWYGPGGEVVCVGPDEQPPSGEGWTQDPDVLDTWFSSGLWPMSTLGWPSATEDLARFYPTSVLSTGYDILFFWVVRMMMFGVHQMDGKQPFDHVYLHGLIRDANGKKMSKSRGNVIDPLEWMDAYGADATRFTLARGANPGADMALADEWAAGSRNFCTKLWNATKFAMMNGASVADPLPPAASLTEADRWILGRLGALVSEVDGLFEDFQFAKVAGALYQFTWNELCDWYLELAKVQLYQGDDARVSATRAVLGHVLDTVLRLLHPFIPFITEKLWTALTGGESLVIAAWPAPDLSFADAEADARIADVQKLVTEIRRFRADQGLKPGQKVAARLAGYTGGHEEAVRSLVRLTGPAPDFAASASLEVALSAGVVTVELDLSGAVDVAAERKRLEKDLAAARKELTQTEAKLGNEAFMAKAPEHVVEKIKVRKETAVADIDRITTRLAALPAS; this is translated from the coding sequence GTGACCGAGAACGCTCCGCAGCAGACCACCGACCTTCCGGGTGCCTGGGACCCGGCCGCCGAGGAAGCACCGCTGTACGACCGCTGGGTAGCGGCCGGGTACTTCACGGCCGACGCTTCGTCGGGGAAGCCGCCGTTCTCGATCGTACTGCCGCCACCGAACGTCACCGGCAGCCTGCACATGGGCCACGCCCTCAACCACACGCTGATGGACGCGATGAGCCGCCGCCGTCGCATGCAGGGCTACGAGGTGCTGTGGCTGCCGGGCATGGACCACGCGGGCATCGCGACGCAGAACGTCGTCGAGCGCCAGCTGGCGGGCGAGGGCCTTTCGCGCCACGACCTGGGCCGGGAGAAGTTCGTCGAGCGCGTCTGGGAGTGGAAGGCCGAGTACGGCGGCAAGATCCTCGGCCAGATGAAGCGCCTCGGCGACGGCGTCGACTGGTCGCGTGAGCGGTTCACCATGGACGAGAACCTGTCCAAGGCCGTCCAGACGGTGTTCAAGAACTTCTACGACCAGGGCCTGATCTACCGGGCCGAGCGGATCATCAACTGGTGCCCGCGCTGCCAGACGGCGCTGTCGGACATCGAGGTCGACCACAACGACGACGACGGCGAGCTCGTGTCGATCCGCTACGGCGACGGCGACGGCGCCATCGTCGTGGCCACCACCCGCGCGGAGACGATGCTGGGCGACACCGCGGTCGCCGTCCACCCGGACGACGAGCGGTACGCGCACCTGGTCGGCACCGAGGTCGAGCTGCCGCTGACCGGCCGCCGCATCCCGATCGTGGCGGACAAGCACGTCGACCCCGAGTTCGGCACCGGCGCGGTCAAGGTCACCCCGGCGCACGACCCGAACGACTTCGAGATCGGGCGGCGGCACGACCTGCCGATGCTGACGATCATGAACGAGCGCGCCGAGATCACCGCGCCGGGGCCGTTCGAGGGGCTCGACCGGTTCGAGGCGCGCCCGGCTGTGGTCGCCGCGCTGCGGGAGGCGGGCCGGATCGTCGCGGAGAAGCGGCCGTACGTGCACGCGGTCGGGCACTGCTCGCGTTGTGACACGGTGGTCGAGCCGCGGCTGTCGCTGCAGTGGTGGGTCAAGGTCGAGGAGCTGGCCAAGCTGGCCGGCGACGCGGTCCGCGACGGCCGGACGAAGATCCACCCGCCGGAGCTGGCCAAGCGCTACTTCGACTGGGTCGACAACATGCACGACTGGACGATCTCGCGCCAGCTGTGGTGGGGGCACCGGATCCCGGTCTGGTACGGCCCCGGCGGCGAGGTCGTGTGCGTCGGCCCCGACGAGCAGCCGCCGTCCGGCGAGGGCTGGACGCAGGACCCGGACGTGCTGGACACCTGGTTCTCGTCCGGTCTGTGGCCGATGTCGACGCTGGGCTGGCCGTCCGCCACCGAGGACCTGGCTCGCTTCTACCCGACGAGCGTGCTCTCGACCGGCTACGACATCCTGTTCTTCTGGGTCGTCCGGATGATGATGTTCGGCGTGCACCAGATGGACGGCAAGCAGCCGTTCGACCACGTGTACCTGCACGGCCTGATCCGGGACGCGAACGGCAAGAAGATGTCGAAGTCGCGCGGCAACGTGATCGACCCGCTGGAGTGGATGGACGCCTACGGCGCGGACGCGACGAGGTTCACCCTGGCCCGCGGCGCCAACCCGGGCGCGGACATGGCACTGGCCGACGAGTGGGCGGCGGGGTCCCGCAACTTCTGCACGAAGCTGTGGAACGCGACGAAGTTCGCGATGATGAACGGCGCCTCGGTCGCTGATCCCTTGCCGCCGGCTGCTTCACTGACCGAAGCCGATCGCTGGATCCTCGGCCGCCTCGGCGCACTGGTGTCCGAAGTGGACGGCCTGTTCGAGGACTTCCAGTTCGCGAAGGTGGCGGGCGCGCTCTACCAGTTCACGTGGAACGAGCTGTGCGACTGGTACCTGGAACTGGCGAAGGTCCAGCTGTACCAGGGCGACGACGCCCGCGTCTCGGCGACCCGCGCGGTCCTGGGCCATGTGCTGGACACGGTCTTGCGGTTGCTGCACCCGTTCATCCCGTTCATCACGGAGAAGCTCTGGACGGCCCTGACGGGCGGCGAGTCGCTGGTGATCGCGGCGTGGCCGGCCCCGGACCTGTCGTTCGCCGACGCGGAGGCGGACGCGCGGATCGCGGACGTCCAGAAGCTGGTGACGGAGATCCGCCGTTTCCGGGCGGACCAGGGGCTCAAGCCGGGCCAGAAGGTGGCGGCCAGGCTGGCGGGCTACACGGGCGGCCACGAAGAGGCGGTCCGGTCGCTGGTCCGGCTGACGGGGCCCGCGCCGGACTTCGCGGCGAGCGCGTCGCTGGAGGTGGCCCTGTCGGCGGGCGTGGTGACGGTGGAGCTGGACCTGTCGGGAGCGGTCGACGTGGCGGCCGAGCGCAAGCGCCTGGAGAAGGACCTCGCGGCGGCGCGCAAGGAGCTGACCCAGACGGAGGCGAAGCTGGGCAACGAGGCGTTCATGGCGAAGGCCCCGGAGCACGTCGTCGAGAAGATCAAGGTCCGCAAGGAAACGGCAGTGGCGGACATCGACCGCATCACCACGCGGCTGGCCGCCCTTCCGGCTTCCTGA
- a CDS encoding alpha/beta fold hydrolase, whose product MPHLNVNGTRLHYEDAGTGPALLFVHGWGTSGRVWQSCLPDLVRDHRVVTLDWRGCGRSDHPADGTTIAGITADLAAVAETLAIKPTVVGSSIGGVFATELALARPELVERVVAVDSPGYWPSAGMLDKVLDLRKRLVDDRAGTLEGWVPNWFAPGTAPGLVAWTVRQLLDSGVYIDELFTECTTYDPRPRLKDLTVPITYVHGELDAEIPLEVPRACAAETPGARVHVLAGCGHVPHQENPRAFTATLRTLTA is encoded by the coding sequence ATGCCTCACCTGAACGTCAACGGAACCCGGCTGCACTACGAAGACGCCGGCACCGGACCGGCCCTGCTGTTCGTGCACGGCTGGGGGACCAGCGGCCGCGTCTGGCAGTCGTGCCTGCCGGACCTCGTCCGCGACCACCGGGTCGTCACGCTCGACTGGCGCGGCTGCGGCCGCTCCGATCACCCCGCCGACGGCACCACGATCGCCGGGATCACCGCCGACCTCGCCGCGGTCGCCGAGACCCTCGCCATCAAGCCCACCGTCGTCGGCTCCAGCATCGGCGGCGTCTTCGCCACCGAGCTGGCCCTCGCCCGGCCCGAGCTGGTCGAGCGCGTCGTCGCCGTCGACAGTCCCGGGTACTGGCCGAGTGCCGGCATGCTCGACAAGGTGCTCGACCTGCGGAAACGGCTGGTCGACGACCGTGCCGGCACGCTCGAGGGCTGGGTGCCGAACTGGTTCGCGCCGGGCACCGCGCCCGGGCTCGTCGCGTGGACCGTCCGCCAGCTGCTCGACTCCGGCGTCTACATCGACGAGCTGTTCACCGAGTGCACCACCTACGACCCGCGGCCCCGGCTGAAGGACCTGACCGTCCCGATCACGTATGTGCACGGCGAGCTCGACGCCGAGATCCCGCTCGAAGTCCCGCGCGCCTGCGCCGCCGAGACGCCCGGCGCGCGCGTGCACGTCCTC